From a region of the Neobacillus niacini genome:
- a CDS encoding patatin-like phospholipase family protein, protein MRADAVFEGGGARGIAFVGAIQAMEEEKVEWQRIAGTSAGAVIAALLASGYKSYEIRKHLSELDFSKLRGRSLMNRIPIIGSLLELMFNLGIYKNDYLEAWIDSLLLKKGINTFADLPDGKLKIIASDVSNGQMLILPDDLERYGMTPTDLRVSTAVMMSASIPFFFRPVIWKSKDRNNSYILDGGLLSNFPIWIFDTPNPRFPTFGFRFVKNKVSIDPVIPTPLHLFKNIFRTMLQAHDLRHMNEDTLERTIKIPTGSINATDFVLSEEEINFLYNSGYTSTKKFLKGWDFEQHKANRLQRLKNSRELENDIP, encoded by the coding sequence TTGAGAGCAGATGCTGTTTTCGAAGGCGGTGGAGCAAGGGGAATTGCTTTTGTCGGAGCCATTCAAGCCATGGAAGAGGAAAAGGTTGAATGGCAAAGAATAGCTGGAACCTCAGCTGGAGCTGTAATCGCTGCACTTTTGGCAAGCGGCTATAAAAGCTATGAAATTAGAAAGCATTTGAGTGAACTGGATTTTTCTAAGCTTCGAGGCAGGTCACTTATGAACCGAATTCCCATTATCGGCAGTTTACTTGAACTGATGTTTAATCTCGGTATATATAAAAATGATTATTTAGAAGCCTGGATCGATTCACTTCTGTTAAAAAAAGGGATTAACACATTTGCAGATCTTCCAGATGGAAAGTTAAAGATCATTGCTTCTGATGTATCGAACGGCCAAATGCTTATTTTGCCAGATGATTTAGAGCGCTATGGAATGACCCCTACGGATTTAAGGGTTTCAACCGCCGTCATGATGAGTGCATCGATTCCATTTTTCTTCCGTCCGGTTATTTGGAAATCGAAAGATCGTAACAATTCTTACATTTTAGATGGCGGTTTGCTAAGTAACTTCCCAATTTGGATTTTTGATACGCCAAACCCTCGGTTTCCCACGTTCGGTTTCCGTTTTGTAAAAAATAAAGTTAGTATAGATCCAGTAATACCAACACCGCTGCATCTTTTTAAAAATATTTTTAGAACGATGCTGCAAGCCCATGATTTACGACATATGAACGAAGATACACTAGAGCGCACAATAAAAATTCCGACAGGCAGCATTAATGCAACTGATTTTGTTCTTAGTGAGGAAGAGATCAATTTTCTCTATAATTCTGGTTATACATCCACAAAAAAGTTTTTAAAAGGATGGGATTTTGAACAACATAAGGCCAATAGATTGCAAAGATTAAAGAATTCAAGGGAGCTAGAAAACGACATTCCATAA
- a CDS encoding IS256 family transposase: MTQVQFNLNIDDLKDSVMNSNIDAVIKASIVLVLNSFMDKERDEFLQAGSYERSISRRDYRNGYYDRDLLISIGKITLRVPRTRSGDFSTTVFEQYARCDQALVLAMLEMVVNGVSTRKVSKIMEQLCGQKVSKSFVSTLTEKLDPIVNQWASRPLNTMYYPYIFADAMYIKVREHNRVVSKAVYIATAVDQNNRREILGLRVDHGESTEAWQRFFQHLKSRGLQSPKLIISDAHKGLKSAIGIEFVGSSWQRCTVHYKKNIITHMPKKGMDEVKMGLKRIFEVASVEEARKYKNEFIEQFGDNPKLEKAIEILEEGFEDAIQYLNEKPKYHKHIRSTNSLERINEEVRRREKVIRIFPNTQSAFRLIGAVLMDYAEEVGRRIIQDQEEKK; the protein is encoded by the coding sequence ATGACTCAAGTACAGTTTAACCTAAATATCGATGATTTAAAAGATTCTGTTATGAACTCTAATATAGACGCTGTCATCAAAGCGTCTATCGTCTTGGTATTGAATTCTTTTATGGATAAAGAACGTGATGAGTTCTTGCAAGCCGGATCCTATGAACGTTCTATTTCACGACGTGACTACCGTAATGGATACTATGATCGTGATTTATTAATTAGCATTGGGAAAATTACTCTTCGAGTACCACGTACTCGTAGTGGAGACTTTTCGACTACTGTGTTTGAACAATATGCTCGTTGTGACCAAGCCCTCGTATTAGCCATGCTTGAAATGGTTGTAAATGGGGTCTCCACAAGAAAAGTTTCAAAGATCATGGAACAACTCTGTGGGCAAAAGGTTTCTAAATCATTTGTATCTACACTTACAGAAAAGCTAGATCCTATAGTGAATCAATGGGCAAGTCGACCTCTGAATACGATGTACTACCCTTATATCTTTGCAGATGCCATGTATATCAAAGTAAGAGAACATAATCGTGTTGTATCTAAAGCTGTTTATATCGCAACGGCCGTTGACCAAAACAATAGACGTGAAATTCTAGGCTTAAGAGTAGACCATGGGGAGAGCACTGAAGCCTGGCAACGATTTTTCCAGCACCTAAAGTCAAGAGGACTACAATCACCTAAGCTAATTATTTCAGACGCACACAAGGGGTTAAAGTCTGCCATTGGTATAGAGTTTGTTGGATCCTCTTGGCAACGGTGCACGGTGCATTACAAAAAGAATATCATTACGCATATGCCAAAAAAAGGCATGGACGAAGTGAAAATGGGTTTAAAAAGAATATTTGAGGTAGCGTCGGTTGAAGAGGCAAGAAAATATAAAAATGAGTTCATTGAGCAATTTGGAGATAATCCAAAACTAGAAAAAGCTATAGAGATATTAGAAGAAGGCTTCGAAGATGCCATTCAATATCTAAATGAGAAACCAAAATACCATAAGCATATTCGAAGTACAAACTCGTTAGAAAGAATCAATGAGGAAGTTCGTAGAAGAGAGAAGGTAATTAGAATATTTCCTAATACACAATCCGCATTCCGATTAATTGGTGCGGTCTTAATGGACTATGCAGAGGAAGTAGGAAGAAGAATTATTCAGGACCAAGAAGAAAAGAAATAG
- a CDS encoding MerR family transcriptional regulator, which yields MTEIYSPSHVQVLLGIDSNTLRKYATLLEGHGYPIHRNSRGHRGYFEKDIITLRKFIEFINQEGMTLELSAQAIMTGIAEAKITVEVTEAEPVQLMPDQIMTQNGDLDEISERIENLERINMDLLTLLKEKAVREAYLEDKINKILKYVERTEQLLEERSNFMLEETRNQIAAAQQKKWWQWWK from the coding sequence ATGACGGAAATCTATTCCCCTAGTCATGTGCAAGTATTACTTGGCATTGATAGCAATACATTACGAAAGTATGCCACTCTATTAGAAGGACATGGGTATCCTATTCACCGTAATAGCAGAGGACATCGGGGGTATTTCGAAAAGGATATTATCACACTACGTAAATTCATAGAATTCATCAACCAAGAAGGAATGACGCTGGAACTTTCAGCACAAGCGATTATGACAGGGATAGCTGAAGCGAAAATAACAGTCGAGGTTACGGAAGCAGAACCAGTACAACTTATGCCTGACCAGATAATGACGCAAAATGGTGATTTAGATGAAATATCGGAACGGATCGAAAATTTAGAGCGCATCAACATGGATTTGCTCACACTCCTAAAGGAGAAAGCCGTACGGGAAGCATATCTAGAAGATAAGATAAACAAAATCTTAAAGTATGTGGAACGAACCGAGCAACTGTTGGAGGAGCGTAGTAATTTCATGTTAGAGGAAACTAGAAACCAGATTGCAGCTGCACAGCAAAAGAAATGGTGGCAGTGGTGGAAATAA
- a CDS encoding ATP-binding cassette domain-containing protein produces MKINTLIANNINKLDASIPVDQSLGIAGLSGSGKTTFCQTIGEESKKRLVSLLPKAEYQYLFSNIMETNFSAIKMEDMPLVLFLGKSSISSNPRSTIGTHTGVFREIRECFADKHHLSPEVFSFNNALGWCPDCKGRGTTKNVECPKCKGRRYSQEVEQYKLELFGQPHSISDSNNLSIEAIYSLAEELHISEGKLHILQNIINMNIGYLTLNRIMGTLSGGELTRLYLAEFMAASENTVIIIDEISVGLDHQTLLKILEQIRKLGFKNQIWLIDHSDTVLDATDDQLFFGPGSGKYGGKLVDESPRPKPVIWERNPAPPTEYYQFRDLYCRNIQMAEIEIPKNRLVTFTGESGSGKSTLVNECIAKDFLKRYPKDKLVIVGQDRNQSITSRSTVATFLDIKRKLTKYTDDIDDIFQRSIEDIIEELPNEDIAHKRLSLLIKLGLGYLTLERKTQTLSTGEFQCVHLVSELFANTRNPHTLFIFDEPSKGLSQNILNQFIDSVRVILQDESVSIIMIEHNAYMLESSDYIVDFGKRQIEPVTHLDVLSHEDYVRHNKREDNDTPIQISSTLGLQSGIRYQQENQIAYFKNAENIYKGGILKSLSSMARLIYGEYESETIAPVIAIDLERHLYSQYSFLYEIGGLINHIVASHQTNKDTRSFDFYLQDNHCPCCSGRRVIEKFDFDVVVQDKTVPFWDGLLYPDVMEVLKWYQYPKLQFLFDEIKNELGQDISKSYNEMTEAEKHTFLYGYWEKSFYDKAGKAQRTWEGFNMILGRYMFISKSIIKEQMKESKEMITCPVCKGTVLNHHKKLHFGDRDIREIIQMPLDQVIETVGNLPELEKLKSIVGGDMVLTEDVSLLPRETQVSLKMFELELTSFVGYEVVLQNALPFWGNIKGNIENISSKNLVTICDFDNITETREAIIDKYFTNGKYKKLTYVYEVFAYKKIVTLINKIKAAHPCPFCNGKKVISEDNLHEGVHKLSVPCVSCHASGINDEGRKEMVEGIEVQTWLTGKVSDVVSGSLVTEAVADIPIFNRIRELNKPDMMAVYQVLEQ; encoded by the coding sequence TTGAAAATTAATACATTAATTGCCAACAATATCAACAAATTAGATGCCTCCATACCAGTAGACCAATCACTAGGAATTGCGGGATTGTCTGGTTCAGGTAAAACCACATTCTGTCAAACCATCGGTGAAGAATCCAAGAAGCGTCTTGTTTCCCTGTTACCAAAGGCTGAATATCAGTATCTTTTTTCCAATATCATGGAAACAAATTTCAGTGCAATTAAAATGGAAGACATGCCGTTGGTCCTTTTTCTCGGAAAATCATCGATATCATCCAATCCACGTTCGACCATTGGAACGCATACAGGAGTCTTTAGAGAGATAAGGGAATGCTTTGCGGATAAACATCATCTTTCCCCAGAGGTTTTTTCCTTTAATAATGCATTAGGCTGGTGTCCAGATTGTAAAGGTCGCGGGACCACCAAAAATGTTGAATGTCCAAAGTGTAAAGGCAGGCGCTATAGCCAGGAAGTTGAGCAGTACAAGCTTGAATTATTTGGTCAGCCACATAGTATTTCCGATTCAAACAACTTAAGCATTGAAGCTATATATTCTCTAGCAGAAGAATTACATATCAGTGAAGGTAAGCTACATATACTTCAAAACATTATCAATATGAATATCGGTTACTTAACCTTGAACCGAATCATGGGGACCTTATCTGGGGGAGAATTAACTCGGCTTTACCTAGCAGAATTCATGGCTGCAAGTGAAAATACCGTGATTATTATCGATGAAATTTCCGTAGGTCTTGATCATCAAACACTACTGAAAATTTTAGAACAGATTCGAAAGTTAGGCTTTAAAAATCAAATTTGGCTCATCGATCATTCAGACACCGTACTCGATGCAACGGACGATCAATTGTTCTTTGGACCTGGAAGCGGGAAATATGGTGGTAAACTTGTCGACGAATCACCACGCCCAAAGCCAGTCATTTGGGAACGAAATCCTGCACCTCCAACAGAATACTATCAATTTCGGGACCTATACTGCCGTAATATACAAATGGCTGAGATTGAAATTCCTAAAAATAGACTTGTCACTTTTACAGGTGAGTCTGGCAGCGGTAAATCCACGTTGGTTAATGAGTGTATCGCTAAAGATTTTTTGAAGCGTTATCCAAAAGACAAGCTGGTGATCGTTGGGCAGGATCGAAACCAATCAATCACCAGTCGCTCTACGGTCGCTACTTTTCTTGATATAAAAAGAAAACTCACCAAATATACTGATGACATTGATGATATTTTTCAGCGTTCGATTGAAGATATTATTGAAGAACTACCAAATGAAGACATCGCACATAAACGTTTGAGTTTATTGATTAAACTTGGCCTCGGTTATTTGACGTTAGAACGAAAGACCCAAACTTTATCAACGGGTGAGTTTCAGTGTGTTCATTTAGTATCTGAGCTGTTTGCTAATACAAGGAACCCTCATACGCTGTTTATTTTTGACGAACCTTCAAAAGGGTTGTCACAAAATATCTTAAATCAATTTATTGATAGTGTTAGAGTCATTCTTCAAGACGAGTCTGTCTCCATCATCATGATTGAACACAATGCCTATATGCTTGAAAGCTCAGATTATATCGTTGATTTTGGTAAAAGACAGATTGAACCTGTCACACATTTAGATGTTCTAAGTCATGAAGATTATGTTCGTCATAATAAGCGTGAAGATAACGATACGCCCATTCAAATTTCTTCAACGCTTGGGTTGCAAAGTGGCATTCGCTATCAACAAGAAAATCAAATCGCCTATTTTAAAAATGCTGAAAACATCTATAAAGGCGGCATTTTAAAAAGCTTGTCATCTATGGCTCGTTTGATCTATGGGGAATACGAATCTGAAACAATCGCACCTGTTATCGCCATTGATCTAGAACGACATTTGTATAGTCAATATAGTTTTCTCTATGAAATTGGCGGTCTGATTAATCATATTGTGGCGTCTCATCAGACAAATAAAGATACACGAAGCTTCGATTTCTATCTGCAAGACAATCACTGTCCATGCTGCTCAGGCCGGCGTGTCATTGAAAAGTTCGATTTCGATGTGGTCGTACAAGACAAAACCGTACCATTTTGGGATGGGCTTTTATATCCCGATGTGATGGAGGTATTAAAATGGTACCAATATCCAAAATTGCAATTCCTTTTTGATGAGATCAAGAATGAACTTGGTCAAGATATTAGTAAAAGCTACAATGAGATGACAGAAGCAGAAAAGCATACCTTTTTATATGGGTATTGGGAAAAGTCATTTTACGATAAAGCAGGTAAGGCACAGAGAACATGGGAAGGCTTTAATATGATCCTGGGGCGTTATATGTTCATTTCGAAATCGATTATTAAAGAGCAAATGAAAGAATCAAAAGAAATGATCACTTGTCCGGTCTGCAAAGGAACCGTGTTAAACCACCATAAAAAACTTCATTTTGGTGATCGTGATATTCGAGAGATTATCCAAATGCCACTTGATCAGGTCATCGAAACAGTAGGCAACTTACCGGAACTTGAAAAACTAAAAAGTATTGTAGGCGGCGATATGGTACTCACAGAAGATGTATCCTTATTGCCCCGGGAAACACAGGTAAGTTTGAAGATGTTTGAACTTGAACTCACAAGCTTTGTTGGCTATGAAGTGGTGTTGCAAAATGCCTTACCATTTTGGGGCAATATAAAAGGCAATATCGAAAACATAAGCAGTAAAAATCTAGTGACTATCTGTGATTTTGACAATATTACTGAAACAAGAGAAGCGATTATTGATAAATATTTTACCAATGGAAAATACAAAAAACTAACGTATGTTTATGAAGTTTTCGCCTACAAGAAAATTGTTACCTTAATTAATAAGATAAAAGCGGCTCATCCATGTCCTTTCTGTAATGGGAAAAAGGTTATTTCAGAAGATAACCTCCATGAAGGCGTACATAAATTATCGGTACCATGTGTGAGTTGTCATGCGAGCGGCATTAACGATGAAGGGCGGAAGGAAATGGTCGAGGGCATTGAGGTACAAACATGGCTTACTGGTAAAGTAAGTGATGTTGTGTCAGGAAGCCTAGTTACTGAGGCTGTGGCAGATATCCCTATTTTTAATCGTATTCGTGAGTTGAATAAACCAGATATGATGGCAGTTTATCAAGTGCTTGAGCAGTAG
- the ftsZ gene encoding cell division protein FtsZ, with protein sequence MLEFDTSMDQLATIKVIGVGGGGNNAVNRMIEDGVVGVEFIAVNTDAQAIKQSSAAIKMQIGSNLTRGLGAGANPEIGRKAVEESKHHIEEVLKGADMVFVTAGMGGGTGTGAAPEIARIARKLGALTIGVVTRPFKFEGHKRAVNAESGISAMREAVDTLIIIPNDRLLEIVDKKTPMIEAFREADNVLRQGVQGISDLIAVPGLINLDFADVKTVMSHKGTALMGIGIAEGRNRATEAAEKALNSPLLETSINGAHGVIMNITGGNNLSLFEVQEAAEIVASASNEELNMIFGSVINENLTDEIIVTVIATGFTEKEETEVHKPSQPVIEETRHSYRREQRIQYQEPEPIIHFEEVIEYDEHREESEESEDIPAFLRNRRKRNRSF encoded by the coding sequence ATGTTAGAATTTGATACAAGTATGGACCAATTAGCCACAATTAAAGTAATCGGTGTAGGCGGCGGGGGTAATAATGCCGTAAACCGAATGATTGAGGATGGAGTTGTTGGGGTAGAATTTATCGCCGTTAATACGGATGCACAAGCAATAAAGCAATCGAGTGCAGCCATTAAAATGCAAATCGGGTCCAATTTAACCAGAGGTTTAGGAGCCGGGGCTAATCCAGAAATAGGAAGAAAAGCTGTGGAAGAAAGTAAACACCACATCGAAGAAGTGTTAAAGGGTGCCGACATGGTCTTCGTTACCGCTGGAATGGGCGGTGGGACAGGAACAGGTGCAGCACCTGAAATTGCGAGAATTGCCCGGAAGCTTGGTGCATTAACGATTGGTGTTGTCACGCGTCCTTTCAAATTCGAAGGGCACAAGCGAGCTGTAAATGCAGAAAGTGGAATTAGTGCGATGAGGGAAGCTGTAGATACGTTAATTATTATTCCAAATGATCGCCTATTGGAGATTGTAGATAAAAAAACGCCGATGATTGAAGCTTTCAGGGAAGCGGATAATGTTCTTCGCCAGGGTGTTCAAGGGATTTCTGATTTAATTGCTGTGCCTGGTTTAATTAATCTTGATTTTGCTGACGTGAAAACAGTCATGTCCCATAAAGGTACTGCTCTCATGGGAATTGGCATTGCGGAAGGTAGAAATCGTGCAACGGAAGCTGCGGAAAAGGCATTAAATAGTCCGCTATTGGAAACCTCCATTAATGGTGCACATGGTGTGATCATGAATATTACTGGCGGTAACAATTTAAGTCTTTTTGAAGTACAGGAAGCAGCCGAAATCGTTGCCTCTGCTTCGAATGAAGAATTGAATATGATTTTTGGATCGGTTATTAATGAAAATTTGACTGATGAGATAATTGTAACGGTCATTGCTACAGGTTTCACTGAGAAAGAGGAAACTGAGGTACATAAGCCTTCCCAGCCAGTCATTGAGGAAACGCGACATTCCTACAGGAGGGAGCAACGTATACAATATCAAGAACCCGAGCCCATTATCCATTTCGAAGAAGTTATAGAATATGATGAACACCGAGAAGAATCAGAGGAATCTGAGGATATTCCAGCGTTCTTGCGTAATCGAAGAAAACGAAATCGTTCCTTTTAA
- a CDS encoding cupin domain-containing protein codes for MNYVPYMYPYPYQNPYYVNVPIDHYGRQTMNWDYTDEFVYSNPNPYRHWHPVIDVRTIQLKDYGKEPYVVNINEASKQNSTFRTALWTGNHLQVTLMSIGVGEDIGLEVHPDIDQFLRIEDGDGIVQMGNSKDNLSFQAQVSDDFAIMVPAGKWHNVTNTGNKPLKLYSIYAPPQHPFGTVHKTKAEAMAAEENHA; via the coding sequence ATGAACTATGTTCCTTATATGTATCCCTATCCTTATCAAAATCCTTATTATGTAAACGTTCCAATAGATCACTATGGAAGACAGACTATGAATTGGGATTATACTGATGAGTTTGTATATTCAAATCCAAATCCATATCGACATTGGCACCCTGTTATAGATGTAAGAACCATTCAATTGAAGGATTATGGAAAAGAGCCATATGTGGTTAATATCAACGAGGCTTCTAAGCAAAATAGTACATTTCGTACTGCATTATGGACCGGAAATCATCTGCAAGTTACTTTAATGAGTATCGGCGTTGGGGAAGATATTGGTTTAGAGGTGCATCCCGATATTGATCAATTCTTACGGATTGAGGACGGTGATGGAATCGTCCAAATGGGCAATTCCAAAGATAATTTATCTTTTCAAGCGCAAGTTTCTGATGATTTTGCCATCATGGTACCTGCTGGTAAATGGCACAATGTAACCAATACAGGGAATAAACCACTTAAACTTTATTCCATTTACGCACCGCCTCAGCATCCTTTTGGAACTGTTCATAAAACAAAAGCAGAGGCCATGGCTGCAGAAGAAAACCATGCATAA
- a CDS encoding class I SAM-dependent methyltransferase has product MEFWESSFIEKETMWGFEPSDSAILTKDFFLQKDVKDILIPGIGYGRNAKVFIDNGINVTGIEISKTAIELARQNWLDFDIFHGSVTDMPFDNKLYDGIFCYALLHLLNAREREKFIKDCYNQLKPNGYMIFTTVSKNAPMFGKGKQLDKDYFEIMEGVKMFFYDSDSIKRDFEKYGLVEFSEMDEPNKNMENKPSINFIMVTCKKEL; this is encoded by the coding sequence ATGGAGTTCTGGGAATCAAGCTTTATCGAAAAAGAAACGATGTGGGGATTTGAACCTTCTGACTCCGCAATTTTGACTAAGGACTTCTTTCTTCAAAAGGACGTTAAGGACATACTGATACCAGGTATTGGATATGGTAGAAATGCGAAGGTGTTTATCGACAATGGAATTAACGTAACAGGAATTGAGATTTCAAAAACGGCAATCGAATTGGCGAGGCAGAACTGGCTTGATTTTGATATTTTCCATGGTTCGGTAACGGATATGCCTTTTGACAATAAACTTTATGACGGCATCTTTTGCTATGCACTTCTTCATTTATTGAATGCACGTGAGAGAGAGAAATTTATTAAGGATTGCTACAATCAATTAAAACCAAATGGTTATATGATTTTTACAACTGTTTCCAAAAATGCCCCAATGTTTGGAAAGGGCAAACAATTGGATAAAGATTATTTCGAGATCATGGAAGGCGTGAAAATGTTTTTTTATGATTCTGACTCGATAAAACGAGATTTTGAAAAATATGGGCTCGTAGAGTTTTCAGAAATGGACGAACCAAATAAGAACATGGAAAATAAACCTTCCATCAACTTTATAATGGTGACATGCAAGAAGGAACTATAG
- a CDS encoding TIGR01777 family oxidoreductase produces the protein MKIVIAGGTGFIGKKLTDLLQAEGHSVVILTRGNRESSGKVQFVKWLEEGAQPEKEIRHADAFINLAGVSINDGRWSENHQKQIYESRMTATDELLRIISLLPDKPSVLVSASAIGIYPASIKTVYTESSSERAYDFLGKTVHDWENKANLVQGHSVRAVFMRFGVVLGKEEGALPLMALPYRLFVGGKVGSGGQWVSWVHVLDVVRAIVFALVNEDLRGPVNVTSPSPVQMDDFGKTIASVLHRPHWMPVPSFAMKMVLGQKSALVLEGQHVVPQRLIDYGFEFTFPILKLALDDLLT, from the coding sequence ATGAAGATTGTTATTGCCGGCGGTACGGGTTTTATCGGGAAAAAGTTAACAGACTTGCTTCAAGCAGAAGGGCATTCTGTTGTGATTTTAACAAGAGGTAATCGTGAATCTTCCGGGAAAGTCCAATTTGTAAAGTGGCTAGAGGAAGGCGCTCAACCAGAAAAGGAAATCAGACATGCAGATGCCTTTATTAACTTAGCTGGTGTTTCCATCAACGATGGCAGATGGAGTGAGAACCATCAGAAACAAATCTATGAAAGTCGGATGACTGCAACAGACGAGTTACTAAGAATCATCTCCTTGCTACCCGACAAACCTTCAGTTCTGGTCAGTGCAAGTGCCATCGGCATTTATCCTGCCTCAATAAAAACTGTCTATACGGAATCTTCGTCGGAAAGAGCCTATGATTTCTTAGGGAAGACAGTACATGATTGGGAAAACAAAGCGAATTTAGTACAAGGACATTCTGTTCGCGCGGTCTTTATGAGATTCGGTGTCGTGCTCGGTAAAGAGGAAGGTGCACTGCCACTCATGGCACTGCCATACCGTTTATTTGTGGGCGGAAAAGTAGGTTCGGGTGGACAATGGGTATCCTGGGTTCATGTTTTGGATGTTGTCCGCGCTATCGTATTTGCCCTTGTAAATGAAGACTTGCGAGGACCCGTCAATGTTACTTCACCATCACCAGTTCAGATGGACGATTTTGGAAAGACTATTGCCTCGGTGTTACATCGTCCACACTGGATGCCTGTTCCTTCTTTCGCTATGAAAATGGTCCTTGGGCAAAAAAGTGCACTCGTTTTGGAGGGGCAGCATGTAGTACCGCAAAGGTTAATCGACTATGGGTTTGAATTCACGTTCCCGATACTAAAACTTGCTTTAGACGATCTGCTTACATAG
- a CDS encoding putative holin-like toxin — protein sequence MERGCCCLTIFETFMIMFGFTSLVIAILTFNQKK from the coding sequence ATGGAAAGGGGGTGCTGCTGTTTGACAATTTTTGAAACGTTCATGATTATGTTTGGTTTTACTAGTTTAGTCATTGCCATTCTGACGTTTAATCAAAAAAAATAA
- a CDS encoding helix-turn-helix transcriptional regulator, translating into MASQYTLMDKVVQLEETASHEEKLYKILELYMSIYPVRNSYLFRFSPLGYLGEGIIMLNTTGIVYINDIRDNIRTLPIIYSAILERRAKYCSGIEFLKQTSSKYILSANVNSMAVIPICFDKVVIGYICTTEFSNHAVIDEQTLTSLTDYGRIVGKYMEKTNTLDETPNLSKRELEVMRKISWGESMKEMADAMDISELTVKQYVKSAIKKLGAHNRSHAVSELLRRGIIS; encoded by the coding sequence TTGGCTTCACAGTATACCTTGATGGACAAAGTTGTACAGCTGGAGGAAACTGCTAGTCATGAGGAGAAGTTGTATAAAATATTGGAATTATACATGTCAATCTACCCTGTACGGAATTCGTATTTATTCCGCTTCTCACCTTTAGGTTATTTGGGTGAAGGAATTATCATGTTAAACACCACTGGCATTGTCTACATAAACGATATCCGGGACAACATTCGTACTTTGCCTATCATTTACTCTGCAATCTTAGAAAGAAGAGCCAAGTATTGCTCAGGGATTGAATTTTTAAAACAAACAAGCAGCAAGTATATCCTTTCCGCCAACGTAAATTCAATGGCTGTAATCCCGATTTGCTTTGATAAAGTGGTGATCGGCTACATATGTACCACAGAATTTTCTAATCATGCTGTAATCGATGAACAGACACTTACTTCTCTTACTGATTACGGGAGAATAGTTGGAAAGTACATGGAAAAGACAAACACCTTGGACGAAACACCAAATTTAAGTAAAAGAGAATTAGAGGTAATGAGAAAGATTTCTTGGGGAGAAAGCATGAAGGAAATGGCTGATGCGATGGACATAAGTGAATTAACAGTAAAACAATATGTGAAGTCAGCAATCAAAAAGCTTGGTGCACATAATCGTTCTCATGCAGTAAGTGAACTTTTAAGAAGAGGTATTATTTCTTAA